GAAAAATGTCTTATAAAAATATAATTTCAAATAGATTTAATTTTGAGGAAATACGAGTGTTTTTTGCTTAAAAAAATTAAAAATTGTAAAATTGTAAAAAATTTTAAAAATCAAAAATGTGGAAAAAAACTTTTATTTCAACTTTTATTGCGCAGATTTTTTCAATAATTGGATTTTCCTTTGCTATGCCATTTTTACCATTTTTCATTTCTGAACTTGGCATAAAGGATATACCTTCTCAAACTTACTGGGCTGGAATAATTCTATCTGCTTCTGGTTTTACATTTACAATTTTTTCACCTATCTGGGGATATTTTGCTGATAAGTATGGAAGAAAATTAATGGTTGTTAGAAGTATGTTTGCAGGGACTTTTATTTTATTCTTAATGTCTATTGTTAGGACAGTGAAACAATTATTGATATGCAGGTTACTTCAAGGTGCTTTGACAGGAACAATTGTTGCTTCTGTTACTCTTGTGGCAAGTGTTGTACCTGTGGAAAAAAGTGGTTTTACTCTTGGAATGATGCAAACTGCTGTTTCAATAGGAAATTCAGTAGGTCCTCTTATAGGTGGAATTATTTCAGACCATTTTGGCTATAGAAATACTTTTAGAATTGGAGGTCTTATAATTTTTCTTGGAGGTCTTTTAATTCTTTTATTTGCAAGGGAAAACAGAATAAATTATAAGAAGAAAGAAGAATTTTCATACAGGGAAATATTAAAGTTAAAAGGATTCTGGATAGCAACAATGATTATGTTTGGTGTCAGATTGAGTAATACAATTTTAAATCCTTCTTTCCCTCTTGTAATTAAGGAAATAATAAGTAATCCCGAAAAATTGAATACAATTACAGGGACAATTATAGGGATTGCTGCTATTATTGAGGGTTTAAGTGCTGCTGGACTTGGAAATTTGAGCGATAGAATTGGATATATAAAAATGATAGGAAATTGTTTTATCTTTGCTTCAATTGCATCTTTAGGACATTTTTTTGTTCATTCAGTTTTTTCTCTTTTTTTCTGGAGGGTTTTATTTGTTGCGAGTGTTGCTGGTGTAATTCCTTCTGTCAATTCAATGATAAAAACTCTTATAAATGAAAACTCAATAGGTAAAGCATATGGTCTTTTTACTTCA
The bacterium genome window above contains:
- a CDS encoding MFS transporter, whose product is MWKKTFISTFIAQIFSIIGFSFAMPFLPFFISELGIKDIPSQTYWAGIILSASGFTFTIFSPIWGYFADKYGRKLMVVRSMFAGTFILFLMSIVRTVKQLLICRLLQGALTGTIVASVTLVASVVPVEKSGFTLGMMQTAVSIGNSVGPLIGGIISDHFGYRNTFRIGGLIIFLGGLLILLFARENRINYKKKEEFSYREILKLKGFWIATMIMFGVRLSNTILNPSFPLVIKEIISNPEKLNTITGTIIGIAAIIEGLSAAGLGNLSDRIGYIKMIGNCFIFASIASLGHFFVHSVFSLFFWRVLFVASVAGVIPSVNSMIKTLINENSIGKAYGLFTSISMLGLAFGPLIGGYTGKIINIRTPFLITSIFHAIVAISIISLIKKEKGESL